One window of the Montipora foliosa isolate CH-2021 chromosome 4, ASM3666993v2, whole genome shotgun sequence genome contains the following:
- the LOC137999844 gene encoding UBX domain-containing protein 6-like, with the protein MASSSRGNKLGEGEREHDLILTLDELCKEYDQEIARQAIETMLRLANNVIKSPEEDKFRKVKTENKAFSSRVWNLPEAQQFLLIWGWAQVDDCVVLSSDEDIQLVKQILLKKFNAISSRRHEAASTNKSLTEKERQLQEERRKQIEKKKMEDEERKRIKAQIQADRRDTKERETRESKAKQLGKFGGKMTKFEDIGVDLNKGGG; encoded by the exons ATGGCATCCAGCTCG AGAGGCAACAAGCTTGGCGAAGGTGAAAGAGAACATGACTTGATCCTGACCTTGGACGAATTATGCAAAGAATATGATCAAGAAATAGCCAGACAGGCCATAGAGACAATGCTGAGACTTGCAAA TAATGTTATCAAGAGTCCTGAAGAGGACAAATTTCGCAAGGTGAAAACAGAGAACAAAGCCTTTTCCTCAAGAGTTTGGAACCTACCGGAGGCGCAACAATTTTTGCTCATTTGGGGTTGGGCTCAG GTTGATGATTGCGTTGTTCTTTCTTCTGATGAGGACATTCAATTGGTAAAGCAAATCTTACTGAAGAAGTTCAA TGCCATTTCTTCAAGACGGCATGAGGCTGCCTCCACTAATAAATCT TTGACAGAGAAAGAAAGGCAATTAcaggaagaaagaagaaaacagatagaaaagaaaaaaatggaagatGAAGAGAGAAAAAGGATTAAAGCACAG ATCCAAGCAGACAGAAGAGACACAAAGGAGAGAGAGACAAGAGAATCA aaAGCAAAGCAACTTGGCAAGTTTGGTGGAAagatgaccaaatttgaggacaTTGGTGTGGACCTCAACAAG GGAGGTGGATGA